In the Wyeomyia smithii strain HCP4-BCI-WySm-NY-G18 chromosome 2, ASM2978416v1, whole genome shotgun sequence genome, one interval contains:
- the LOC129721288 gene encoding probable histone-lysine N-methyltransferase CG1716 isoform X2, with translation MGRTTRTSAAGKTCTTPPKDNDGGETSPPVPSAVRSDAVPAEVEASSVDTLSASSSNLRPSVLLEKLPVDNINPPLTPVVKKLRVKSQTSPVPRATRSQKRNSPTSADDEEIIELIEILDDDSKSRESSNVEPSAEDQPFVAKLDEDFDEITCTVIHKSSPETTDKSKQEESTGETSMVVDATKQSSPSNERPLHVLIDKMDIKNVQRKTDKKIEEDDATSSVSSGLQVSHEGEGDKSPKTEVIGTRKSKRQVKVTNKYRDFVVDAPLPSSHVPYSDIKLARSNVGGKKSHTKETEMFFSSDDFSPDSPPIVVQTPKKTYSNKKGSNSDSTRVEPEEIQKRRMTRSTTPVSFRGRKKKETSAANPTVLLQPDDETVEFPGPNDKTDSTLTLNIDSSYFSDEDIFGYDGTPSPDEFCGWPDDDFKDPSAGSSFSTLSSFSLYAPDSSHLSTTSHGMEMDYSEGKSETKVKRRGRPPKQSQTKLITPVAETNTRPAGSTFIKRSYKPMPPRPTTPGLESSFQSIVKIKEQKLTVEPIEVIQPVSIEHPDTSKQLSTAGIEDVLEDAIEIVLQAEEIIIDNDAPLLEPAIIPKPPRSRRRIRGGRRPSPTSGPPRRGRSRIEGDLNTDEDSSQSVISVIIQDSDLVSATEADQPILAVETAPLPIVEEEIQKTVIPIAEESSSVSFDVVEKSLKKNSKKSKSKDDCKRDISHEERKSDNKPQSPIPQPKTSVSTTPQKDSKDFSGSTSKTPDSGEIIVLDSKDIIPKTTVVIDSTRESKEDLSRKDSHKESKKSSKDSKHHRRPSSSKDSRKHHKDRYYKDSKDRESSRKDRDSSKSSKDRDKERHRRRSSDGRKDKRSDIIESDKKRSDSKDLGISVKKAEPDKKRTESVIECKPVGTIEKHEKQPAIVPSVPKLSEKPKKCFDSELQAMDSTSVTKHKSGDDSKRSKEHDKSRKSDKYKHRSESEMRKKMPVTELKVSHMESKEKSRSTDSSPVPLKQSDSESRKRAVPELRLPNKESKEKSRSTDSSPVPSKHGNSSSSSKKSSKEFSGSVRKESHSSSSSKARKSLSGSIKDEKLKDDCSAKKEKTKYKISTQEETQQEDTKAMMTAVAPIEVIPPAEVQPVKEEVTVEQELSTMSTLQEAALPDTPRIATKASRKMYQGEDEIQQIGAPQECLQPKIEPPVDVVKQEENQNELTTVKLEQEETTVQQISEAFDSSVQISGPRPEVALKEFENISISDEKPVMEMAAVPKLVQEDKPPPPATGDDSIPSQDTTNTSIALSPSQELSNEDSNSNSTNSSMLDASKEPKTETADDGSIRRSSRIKTISSQKQRTSGHGLVKDKDKFLKKTTISVGIDSKVLKDAITGNFNVISASDGASIENSAAAGENDPSVTNIELSEEYLRDMEEKLSRFETIRENMYHCDKVISKEAKKMMCDCFLTGEDIDRGELGCGEDCLNKLLMIECGPRCVVGDRCTNRRFQKQEYSNCQVFRTEKKGFGIQANTPIVPGEFIMEYVGEVLNSAQFDERAELYSKEKNKHYYFMALRCDAIIDATTKGNISRFINHSCDPNAETQKWTVNGELRIGFFSTKYIMPGEEITFDYQFQRYGRRAQKCYCEAENCTGWIGGDPGSDGESEYEEEEVEESEEEDTQTAETAVVSTDTALENLKLEGPKGADGTPLPTVEGDSQVVKPDESIVAIKPPEPKQRKVRKRVERPKKRRPQIHEDPDLEKEINQLLKTGLKNQAQTLKLSRMMVRAKDIKSRSRLLTILQSGELPCRRLFLDYHGLRLLYGWICESTESIDDLKFRIQILDTLDRLPIPNKTMLKDSKIMQTIEKWAKIEKSKEKEKEEEKEKERETSSTSSPSDSNGAGSDSNTSSADAKKQDIVGSVEVLKNMPELLKLADLGKLKEIISSTCVEKEADKEKPSSVITETAPSAVSLMDSIEIPEPEDENAPEEKRLGTQIRILSCKLLISWVNLKEVFRIPKKERIEQMKEHEREADLRYKALGLGDDDDKNSSYRQASSRYFDRTRELKRRKSVDEASFYKMKRALASTASPMPKMDNLSKQQRRQLFEMKVAHEEAERRNKELWLQHENNCLKFGLNPHMTAPHDVPAKMNPATGEYFSADDRLLPTPPSHMYFKVLPPPMSTNPEDYELPPMDLPPLWKFAIDDRGRLYYYHVKDRVPQWEPPKKDNHGLRDEDISMSSDSSTTDTDDSEEEYLHMQLEQLMKRKKKQQSSFNLDDVLAKPDDMNDDLSKTIKDLEASDSSPQSSSKIDKALGETIDKTAEELLQHRKRKHSNKLVQERVISPRTEEDKLYGQMEMKRYKETKEKLRRRKEEAKRLRARSMLDKSLASDSPFSGSFSTDPLDKSAAESSLIDDDLVVSHKIVDDKCIVDELDILTKKKKISPYEEWQKVKQRLGKKRAAKMGESSTFSGSSASSSGTSSLPGASSSKIGKRKKTDKLDLNSEEAKKIKEKFRGEIAGVIVQHLGAYRKDSCQTGRITNTEDFKHLARKLTHFVLVKELKHCDNTVNELEVTDSVRTKAREFIKKYMAKHGTVYVRGENEPDYASINL, from the exons ATGGGAAGAACAACACGGACATCTGCCGCTGGGAAAACTTGCACTACGCCACCGAAGGACAATGATGGTGGTGAGACTTCGCCACCCGTACCGTCAGCAGTGAGAAGTGATGCGGTTCCTGCCGAGGTGGAAGCAAGTTCAGTAGATACACTTTCTGCGAGCTCATCAAATTTAAGGCCATCGGTTTTGTTAGAGAAATTACCCGTGGATAATATAAATCCTCCCCTGACCCCTGTTGTGAAAAAACTCCGCGTTAAGAGC CAAACATCCCCCGTACCTCGCGCAACCCGAAGTCAGAAAAGAAACTCGCCAACCTCGGCGGACGATGAGGAAATTATCGAATTGATAGAGATATTGGATGATGATTCCAAATCAAGGGAGAGTAGTAATGTAGAACCATCGGCAGAAGACCAGCCCTTTGTCGCGAAGCTCGATGAAGATTTCGATGAAATCACTTGCACAGTGATTCACAAAAGTTCACCAGAGACTACCGATAAAAGTAAGCAAGAGGAATCTACTGGCGAAACATCTATGGTCGTGGATGCAACCAAACAGTCAAGTCCAAGTAACGAACGTCCGCTGCATGTTCTAATTGATAAAATGGACATAAAAAATGTTcag CGAAAAACTGATAAAAAGATAGAGGAAGATGATGCTACTAGCTCGGTTAGCAGCGGACTTCAAGTGAGTCACGAGGGTGAAGGCGATAAGTCTCCTAAAACAGAAGTGATCGGAACACGTAAGTCTAAACGGCAAGTGAAGGTGACCAATAAGTATCGTGACTTTGTAGTCGACGCTCCATTACCTTCCTCACATGTACCTTATTCGGATATAAAATTAGCTCGTAGCAATGTCGGAGGAAAAAAAAGTCATACTAAAGAAacagaaatgtttttttcgtcGGACGATTTTTCCCCTGATTCTCCACCGATTGTAGTTCAAACGCCGAAAAAAACCTACAGTAATAAAAAAGGAAGCAATTCAGACTCTACTAGAGTGGAGCcagaagaaattcaaaaaagAAGGATGACGAGATCTACTACGCCAGTTTCGTTTCGTGGTCGTAAAAAGAAAGAAACTAGTGCTGCTAATCCAACAGTTTTGCTTCAACCGGATGATGAAACAGTTGAATTTCCTGGtccaaacgataaaaccgattcTACCTTAACTCTAAACATAGACAGTAGCTATTTCTCAGATGAGGACATATTCGGATATGACGGAACTCCTTCGCCGGACGAATTTTGTGGATGGCCCGATGATGATTTTAAGGATCCGAGTGCAGGATCCTCGTTTTCGACACTATCAAGTTTTTCACTCTATGCACCGGATTCAAGTCATTTGAGTACTACATCCCATGGAATGGAAATGGATTATTCAGAAGGAAAATCTGAAACTAAAGTTAAACGTCGCGGAAGACCGCCAAAACAATCTCAAACGAAATTAATCACCCCGGTCGCTGAAACCAACACGCGCCCTGCTGGATCTACGTTTATTAAACGATCATACAAGCCTATGCCTCCGAGACCTACGACACCCGGATTGGAGTCCAGCTTTCAAAGTATTGTCAAAATCAAAGAGCAAAAGCTAACAGTTGAACCAATCGAGGTTATCCAGCCAGTTTCAATCGAACATCCAGACACATCCAAACAATTGAGTACCGCTGGCATTGAAGATGTTCTTGAAGATGCCATTGAAATAGTATTGCAAGCCGAGGAAATTATTATCGATAACGACGCTCCTTTGCTTGAACCTGCAATCATTCCTAAACCGCCCAGAAGTCGACGTCGGattcgaggtggtagacgaccGTCTCCTACTAGTGGACCCCCTCGTAGGGGAAGAAGCCGTATTGAGGGCGATCTCAACACTGACGAGGACTCTAGCCAAAGTGTAATTTCCGTCATTATACAAG attCAGATCTTGTTTCAGCGACAGAAGCAGATCAGCCAATTCTGGCGGTGGAGACAGCTCCTTTGCCTATAGTTGAAGAAGAAATCCAAAAAACTGTAATACCGATTGCAGAAGAGTCCAGTTCTGTTTCATTTGACGTCGTAGAAAAGTCCCTTaagaaaaattcaaagaaatCCAAATCTAAAGATGATTGCAAGCGTGATATCTCACATGAAGAACGGAAATCGGATAACAAACCTCAGAGTCCAATCCCACAACCAAAAACATCTGTTTCGACAACGCCACAAAAAGATAGTAAAGATTTCTCAGGTTCGACGTCGAAAACACCAGACTCCGGGGAAATTATCGTGCTGGACTCTAAAGATATAATTCCCAAAACGACGGTAGTCATAGATTCCACTAGAGAAAGCAAAGAGGATCTGTCGAGGAAAGATTCCCATAAAGAATCGAAAAAATCTTCCAAAGACAGCAAACATCATCGCAGGCCAAGTTCCTCGAAGGATTCTAGAAAGCACCACAAGGATCGTTACTATAAGGATTCAAAGGATCGAGAGAGCAGCCGGAAAGATCGTGACTCTTCAAAAAGTAGCAAAGACAGGGACAAAGAACGACACCGAAGGCGTTCGTCTGACGGCAGAAAAGATAAACGTTCGGACATTATCGAATCAGACAAGAAACGGTCCGATTCTAAGGATCTCGGTATCAGCGTCAAGAAAGCAGAACCCGATAAAAAACGCACTGAATCAGTGATAGAGTGCAAACCAGTTGGAACGATtgaaaaacacgaaaaacaGCCAGCGATAGTGCCATCGGTACCAAAGCTGTCGGAAAAGCCAAAGAAATGCTTTGATTCAGAACTGCAAGCAATGGATTCAACGTCTGTTACTAAACATAAATCCGGTGATGACTCCAAACGATCGAAAGAACACGATAAATCACGCAAATCTGATAAGTACAAACATCGTAGTGAATCGGAAATGCGAAAAAAGATGCCTGTTACTGAGCTGAAAGTGTCCCACATGGAATCGAAGGAAAAAAGTCGCTCGACGGATTCGTCTCCGGTGCCGCTGAAGCAGAGTGATTCCGAAAGTCGCAAAAGAGCTGTACCCGAGTTGCGATTACCAAACAAAGAGAGTAAAGAGAAAAGTCGCTCGACAGATTCTTCTCCCGTACCGTCTAAGCATGGCAACTCTTCATCCAGCTCGAAAAAATCTTCAAAAGAGTTCTCTGGCAGCGTACGAAAAGAATCGCATTCTAGTAGCAGCTCCAAAGCACGTAAAAGTTTATCAGGCTCCATAAAAGATGAGAAGTTGAAAGATGATTGTTCggcgaagaaagaaaaaacgAAGTATAAAATATCAACACAAGAGGAGACTCAACAAGAGGACACTAAAGCTATGATGACGGCTGTAGCTCCCATCGAAGTCATTCCACCAGCTGAGGTTCAACCTGTGAAAGAAGAAGTTACCGTAGAGCAGGAACTCTCTACCATGTCTACGCTTCAAGAAGCCGCTCTACCAGACACACCTCGGATCGCTACAAAGGCCTCCAGAAAAATGTACCAGGGCGAGGATGAGATACAGCAAATTGGTGCCCCACAGGAGTGCTTACAACCAAAGATAGAACCACCCGTCGACGTTGTGAAACAGGAAGAAAATCAGAATGAGCTAACAACGGTTAAACTAGAACAAGAGGAGACAACGGTGCAGCAAATTTCCGAGGCGTTCGATAGTAGTGTTCAAATATCCGGTCCACGGCCCGAGGTTGCTCTTAAAGAATTCGAAAACATATCTATTTCGGATGAGAAGCCAGTAATGGAGATGGCTGCAGTTCCGAAATTAGTTCAGGAAGATAAACCGCCACCTCCTGCTACTGGAGACGATTCTATACCCTCGCAAGATACGACCAATACCAGTATTGCGCTATCTCCGTCGCAGGAACTATCCAATGAGGACTCAAATTCAAACTCTACTAACAGTTCAATGCTGGATGCTTCCAAAGAACCAAAAACGGAAACAGCGGATGATGGCTCCATTCGACGGTCCTCTCGCATCAAAACGATCAGCTCACAAAAACAACGAACCAGTGGTCACGGATTGGTGAAGGATAaagacaaatttttgaaaaagacaACCATTTCCGTTGGAATCGATTCAAAGGTGCTGAAAGATGCGATTACGGGCAATTTCAATGTGATTTCAGCGAGCGATGGTGCTTCGATTGAAAATTCTGCTGCCGCAGGCGAGAACGATCCATCCGTAACAAATATAGAACTTTCGGAGGAGTACCTTCGGGATATGGAGGAGAAGCTCAGCCGGTTCGAGACCATTCGAGAGAATATGTATCATTGCGATAAGGTTATTAGCAAGGAGGCGAAGAAAATGATGTGTGATTGTTTTCTAACCGGAGAGGACATTGATCGTGGTGAGCTGGGCTGTGGGGAAGATTGTCTGAACAAACTTCTGATGATCGAGTGCGGTCCACGATGCGTGGTAGGAGATCGATGTACTAATAGACGTTTCCAAAAGCAGGAATATTCTAACTGTCAGGTTTTCCGCACGGAAAAGAAGGGTTTCGGTATTCAAGCTAACACTCCGATTGTACCGGGAGAGTTCATCATGGAATACGTGGGCGAAGTGCTGAACAGCGCACAGTTTGATGAGCGCGCTGAGTTGTACTCTAAGGAGAAAAATAAGCACTACTACTTTATGGCATTGCGATGCGATGCAATTATCGATGCCACTACGAAGGGAAATATTTCCCGCTTTATCAATCACTCGTGTGATCCGAACGCGGAAACGCAGAAATGGACAGTTAATGGTGAGCTGCGGATTGGGTTCTTCAGTACAAAGTATATTATGCCGGGAGAGGAAATTACTTTCGACTATCAGTTTCAGCGGTACGGTAGAAGAGCACAGAAATGTTACTGTGAGGCTGAGAATTGCACTGGTTGGATCGGAGGTGATCCGGGAAGCGATGGAGAATCGGAATATGAAGAAGAAGAAGTCGAAGAAAGTGAAGAAGAAGATACACAAACCGCGGAAACGGCAGTGGTGTCTACTGATACTGCTTTAGAAAATCTCAAGCTCGAAGGACCCAAGGGAGCTGACGGAACGCCTTTGCCAACGGTTGAAGGTGATTCGCAAGTGGTAAAGCCAGACGAATCAATTGTAGCGATTAAACCACCAGAGCCAAAGCAGCGTAAGGTCCGTAAGCGAGTGGAACGCCCCAAGAAGCGTAGACCCCAGATCCACGAGGATCCTGATCTGGAGAAGGAAATCAACCAGCTGCTGAAAACAGGTTTGAAGAACCAAGCTCAAACGCTTAAGCTATCCCGAATGATGGTTCGTGCAAAGGATATTAAATCTAGAAGCCGTTTGTTGACGATATTACAAAGCGGTGAATTGCCCTGTCGGCGGTTGTTCTTGGATTACCATGGATTGCGGCTGCTTTACGGTTGGATTTGTGAATCAACTGAATCGATAGATGATCttaaatttcgaattcagatattggACACTTTGGATCGGTTGCCCATACCGAACAAGACAATGCTGAAGGACAGCaaaattatgcaaactattgaaAAGTGGGCCAAGATCGAAAAATCTAAGGAAAAAGAAAAGGAAGAGGAGAAAGAGAAGGAACGGGAAACGTCCAGTACTAGCTCCCCTAGTGACAGTAATGGTGCCGGAAGTGATAGTAATACAAGTTCAGCGGACGCCAAAAAACAAGATATAGTGGGTAGCGTGGAGGTACTGAAAAACATGCCGGAATTGCTTAAACTAGCAGATCTTGGTAAACTCAAAGAAATTATAAGCAGTACTTGTGTAGAAAAGGAAGCCGATAAGGAGAAACCGTCCAGCGTTATAACTGAAACAGCCCCATCAGCAGTTAGTTTGATGGACTCAATCGAAATTCCCGAGCCAGAAGATGAGAACGCCCCAGAGGAGAAGCGTCTGGGAACTCAGATTCGTATTCTATCCTGCAAACTGCTTATAAGTTGGGTCAATCTAAAGGAAGTTTTTCGTATTCCCAAAAAAGAACGAATTGAGCAGATGAAAGAACACGAACGCGAAGCCGACCTGCGTTACAAAGCGCTTGGTCTCGGCGATGACGATGATAAGAACTCATCCTATCGGCAGGCCTCCAGTCGCTACTTTGATCGCACTCGTGAGTTGAAACGACGCAAATCGGTTGACGAAGCTAGTTTCTATAAAATGAAAAGAGCTCTAGCAAGCACTGCCAGTCCAATGCCCAAAATGGACAATCTCTCCAAGCAACAGCGCCGGCAACTGTTCGAAATGAAGGTTGCTCACGAGGAAGCCGAGCGAAGAAATAAGGAACTCTGGTTGCAACATGAAAATAACTGCCTAAAGTTCGGTCTCAATCCACACATGACTGCGCCACATGATGTTCCAGCGAAAATGAATCCAGCTACCGGCGAGTATTTCTCGGCAGATGACCGACTGCTGCCGACACCGCCCAGCCATATGTACTTCAAGGTGCTGCCCCCTCCTATGTCTACTAATCCAGAGGACTACGAACTGCCTCCGATGGACCTCCCTCCTCTGTGGAAGTTTGCCATTGATGATCGGGGTCGTCTTTATTACTATCACGTGAAAGATCGAGTACCTCAGTGGGAACCCCCGAAAAAAGATAATCATGGTTTACGCGATGAGGACATTTCTATGAGTTCAGACTCTAGCACCACCGATACGGATGACTCCGAGGAGGAATACCTTCACATGCAGTTGGAGCaattgatgaaacgaaagaaGAAACAACAATCAAGCTTTAATTTGG atgacgtATTAGCTAAACCTGATGATATGAATGATGACCTCTCAAAAACGATTAAAGATCTGGAAGCGAGTGATTCCTCTCCCCAATCTAGTAGTAAAATCGATAAGGCACTGGGTGAAACGATCGACAAAACTGCTGAGGAGCTTCTGCAGCATCGCAAACGAAAGCACAGCAATAAGCTTGTTCAGGAGCGGGTTATCAGC CCCCGCACTGAGGAGGACAAACTGTACGGCCAGATGGAGATGAAACGTTACAAGGAAACCAAAGAAAAACTACGCCGGCGAAAGGAGGAAGCCAAGCGGCTTCGAGCTCGCAGCATGCTGGACAAATCGTTGGCCTCCGATAGTCCATTCAGTGGGTCCTTCTCGACTGATCCGTTGGATAAGAGTGCCGCAGAAAGTTCCCTCATCGATGACGATCTGGTGGTATCGCACAAGATTGTTGACGATAAGTGTATTGTTGATGAGTTGGATATTTTGacaaagaagaagaaaatatcACCATACGAAGAGTGGCAGAAGGTCAAGCAACGGTTAGGCAAGAAACGAGCCGCAAAGATGGGAGAAAGCTCAACGTTTAGTGGATCTTCGGCATCTTCGTCGGGAACGTCCTCCTTGCCGGGGGCAAGTTCATCAAAGATTGGTAAACGCAAGAAGACTGACAAATTAGATCTCAACAGCGAAGAGGCGAAAAAGATCAAGGAGAAATTCCGCGGTGAAATAGCCGGAGTAATCGTGCAGCATTTAGGAGCGTACCGTAAGGATTCGTGCCAAACGGGACGTATAACCAACACGGAGGACTTCAAACACTTAGCCAGAAAG TTGACCCACTTCGTCCTCGTGAAGGAACTCAAGCACTGCGATAATACGGTTAATGAGCTTGAGGTAACCGATTCCGTACGAACTAAGGCACGCGAGTTCATCAAGAAGTACATGGCCAAACATGGAACGGTATATGTTCGGGGCGAAAACGAACCCGATTATGCAAGCATAAACCTCTGA